In Myxococcota bacterium, a single window of DNA contains:
- the recG gene encoding ATP-dependent DNA helicase RecG produces the protein MSRWRDAVAAIRGPLEFARRAPDAAARVRDLAGTLRAALERAAELWVPPEVSKRLRDAGAALESGATPETLEEIAKLLAGLLAPGFPDRWLSENVSRVPGVGPKTAQALARKEIASVEDLLFFLPRAYEDRREITPIERLEVGRAAAFAGTVTRSAVVPLRNGRRFFQAVVSDGTGAVQLKWFRGLATFEHRLAPGTRVLVAGEVRRYRFAKELHHPDVEVLAEATEPGELPRIVPSYSAVEGLPPRTARRIVETALRSAADLVDGWLPEATVAELGLPEIGAALREVHLPGVGLDPASLRERSTPYHLRLVAEELFLLQLGLELRRRDLRRRTTEPLVLSDEAESRARAALPFSLTRDQLRVWGEIRADLAARAPMNRLLVGDVGTGKTVLAVLAAAAARASRRSAVLAAPTELLAEQHFETLQRLASPLGVRGALLTGATPPRERAELARWLERGEVSLVVGTHALFSESVELPRLGLVVIDEQHRFGVAQRRALARKGENPHLLAMSATPIPRSLALTVFGDLDHSVLRERPPGRAPVATRIVAPTAGRAVMSEVNETLRRGEQIFVVYPLVEESEKADLKDATRGFERLRKALPGVTAALVHGRMERADRARAMSDFAAGRVRVLVATTVIEVGVDVPAATLLIVQHAERFGLAQLHQLRGRVGRGGRPGRALLIADPTTPESVERLAILERSDSGFDIAEADLRIRGAGEWLGTRQAGHLPELRLADLVRHGEYLDPVRRAAEQLLRRDRDLSTQPGLVEAVTRRWGNRLVLATS, from the coding sequence ATGTCCCGCTGGCGCGACGCGGTCGCGGCCATTCGCGGACCCCTCGAGTTCGCGCGGCGCGCGCCCGACGCCGCGGCGCGCGTACGCGATCTCGCGGGCACGTTGCGCGCGGCGCTCGAGCGCGCAGCCGAGCTCTGGGTCCCGCCCGAAGTCTCCAAGCGCCTGCGCGACGCCGGGGCGGCGCTCGAGTCGGGCGCGACGCCGGAGACGCTCGAGGAGATCGCGAAGCTGCTCGCGGGCCTGCTCGCGCCGGGCTTCCCCGACCGCTGGCTCTCCGAGAATGTGAGTCGCGTGCCGGGCGTGGGTCCGAAGACCGCGCAGGCGCTCGCGCGCAAAGAGATCGCCAGCGTCGAAGACCTGCTCTTCTTCCTGCCGCGCGCCTACGAGGATCGGCGCGAGATCACGCCGATCGAGAGACTCGAGGTCGGCCGCGCGGCGGCCTTCGCCGGCACGGTGACTCGCAGCGCCGTCGTGCCGCTGCGCAACGGGCGGCGGTTCTTCCAGGCGGTGGTCTCCGACGGCACGGGGGCCGTGCAGCTCAAGTGGTTCCGGGGCCTCGCGACCTTCGAGCACCGGCTGGCGCCCGGCACGCGCGTGCTCGTGGCGGGCGAGGTGCGCCGCTACCGCTTCGCCAAGGAGCTGCACCACCCCGACGTCGAGGTGCTGGCCGAGGCCACCGAGCCCGGCGAGCTGCCGCGCATCGTGCCGAGCTACTCGGCGGTCGAAGGCCTGCCGCCGCGCACCGCGCGCCGCATCGTCGAGACGGCGCTGCGCTCGGCCGCCGACCTGGTCGACGGCTGGCTGCCCGAGGCCACGGTCGCGGAGCTCGGCCTGCCCGAGATCGGCGCCGCGCTGCGCGAGGTGCACCTGCCCGGCGTTGGGCTCGACCCCGCCAGCCTGCGCGAGCGCAGCACGCCGTATCACCTGCGGCTGGTCGCGGAGGAGCTGTTCCTCCTGCAGCTCGGGCTCGAGCTTCGCCGGCGCGACCTGCGCCGGCGGACGACCGAGCCGCTCGTGCTCTCCGACGAGGCGGAGTCACGAGCGCGCGCCGCGCTGCCGTTCTCACTGACTCGCGACCAGCTGCGTGTCTGGGGCGAGATCCGGGCCGACCTGGCCGCCCGCGCGCCGATGAACCGATTGCTCGTGGGCGACGTGGGCACGGGCAAGACCGTGCTCGCCGTGCTGGCGGCGGCGGCGGCGCGCGCCTCGCGCCGTTCGGCCGTGCTGGCCGCGCCCACCGAGCTGCTCGCGGAGCAGCACTTCGAGACCCTGCAGCGCCTGGCGTCGCCGCTGGGCGTGCGCGGCGCACTGCTCACGGGCGCGACGCCGCCACGCGAGCGCGCCGAGCTCGCGCGCTGGCTCGAGCGCGGCGAAGTGAGCCTGGTCGTGGGCACGCACGCGCTGTTCTCCGAGTCGGTCGAGCTGCCGCGGCTCGGGCTGGTGGTGATCGACGAGCAGCACCGATTCGGCGTGGCGCAGCGGCGCGCGCTGGCGCGCAAGGGCGAGAACCCGCACCTGCTCGCGATGTCGGCCACTCCCATCCCGCGCTCGCTCGCGCTCACGGTGTTCGGCGACCTCGATCACTCGGTGCTGCGCGAACGGCCGCCCGGCCGCGCGCCGGTCGCCACGCGCATCGTCGCGCCCACCGCCGGCCGCGCGGTGATGAGCGAGGTGAACGAGACCCTGCGCCGCGGCGAGCAGATCTTCGTGGTCTACCCGCTGGTCGAGGAGTCCGAGAAGGCCGACCTGAAGGACGCCACGCGCGGCTTCGAGCGGCTGCGCAAGGCGCTGCCGGGAGTCACTGCCGCGCTCGTGCACGGCCGCATGGAGCGGGCCGACCGCGCGCGGGCCATGTCCGACTTCGCCGCCGGCCGCGTGCGCGTGCTCGTGGCGACGACCGTGATCGAAGTGGGCGTCGACGTGCCGGCGGCGACACTCTTGATCGTGCAGCACGCCGAGCGCTTCGGCCTCGCGCAGCTCCATCAGCTGCGCGGCAGGGTGGGGCGGGGCGGCCGTCCGGGGCGCGCGCTCTTGATCGCCGACCCGACCACGCCGGAGAGCGTCGAGCGACTGGCGATCCTGGAGCGCAGTGACTCGGGCTTCGACATCGCCGAGGCCGACCTGCGCATTCGCGGCGCTGGCGAGTGGCTCGGCACGCGCCAGGCGGGTCACCTGCCCGAGCTGCGCCTCGCCGACCTGGTGCGACACGGCGAGTATCTGGACCCGGTGCGCCGCGCCGCCGAGCAGCTTCTCCGCCGCGACCGCGACCTCTCCACCCAGCCTGGCCTCGTCGAAGCCGTCACCCGCCGCTGGGGCAACCGCCTCGTGCTGGCCACGTCGTGA